The nucleotide window ATATTCAGAACCCGATAGATTGTTCATATAGGCGTATCCACGGAAATATTCAGCCCAGGACGCCACTTGATTCCCGATCTCATCCACTGTATATCCATTCTTCTCGATCAGTACCGGCTCACGGTACGCTCCTGCGTTCATCTCATCACCACCTCACAGAAGATTCTCGCTATACATTCCCAGTATGGTATCCACCACCCGGTTGACATTCGTCTTATCAACATACATTTGCCGGTTATCATACATGTCAGAGATCAGGACTAAGACAGCGATCGTGATATCCTCATGGGAATCGATCGCTGTCTCGTCAAGTTTGGTATAGGATTTCACATATTCTACTGCCGCCCTTTGGAGGATAGCAAGATATTTCTTATCATCCTCTGTCAGGTACGCTTCTTCCTCTCGAATCTGCAGGCATATCTCTTTTGGTGTAATCTCACTTACTTTCATTTTTCACACCTCTTTTTGGCGCAACAGGTTCTATGTATCCGGCGGCAGCAAGGTCTTTTAATATGATTTTGTCTGTGACATCCTTGATCTCCCCTGCGTACATTGATACGACACCTGCAAATGATCTCAATGCCCGAACTTTCATGATATCCTCCTTAAGCAGAAGCTTTCATGACCAGTCTCGCAATCTTTTGAGCATTTTCCACCTTAGAGTCAATCTCGATCCATCCAACCACTCCGATTGCGTGCTGAGTGGCAAACTTCTCTCTCAAAACCTCGATGGATACGTCCTCGGATAACTTCACGGCCAGACCGGACATATCGCCGTAATAGATGGCAGTCTTTCCTGCTGCCATCTCTGGCATATTGCCTGATGTATAGACATCCTTCCCAAACAGTGTATAGCCCCATCTTGCCGTCGCGTCTTTATTCAGGATATAATTTCCGTCATTATCTTTCAGCTTCCGGATCGCCGTCCTGGTGGCCTTATTCATGATCCAGATAGCGCCAGCCTGGTAAACATCGGGAATCGCTTCCTGAACGTCGATGAGCTCGTCCGCCGTGATGACCGCAGCCGCTGCTGCTGTGACAGTCTTCTTCACTGTACTAAGTCCCGCTACCTTATCAGCAGTTCCGTTTAGCAGCTCCTTTTCAATCCACTTACTGATTGCCCCTGCCATCGCCGTGACCACAAAAGAGACGATATCGAACTGACTGTTGTTGATCAGAGATTTTGATACTTTGGAAAGTGCTCCAGCCAGGAAACCTTTCAGTTCAATACTTCCGAATTTTCCAGAGGTGGATTCTAATTCCTGAAATTCGGTAGCATAGGCCATTTCAATGGTCTGGGTATCCTCATCATAGTAGGGAATGGACAGAGTGCCGCCCACGTTATACCGGTTTGCTAACTGGTAGATCGGGCAGATATCATACACCTTCTTGATGATCTTCTGGGCAATTGAGGTAGGGATCACAGCTCCATTATCTCCTGCGGTCAGATTGACGTCCGCTCTCTCCTGCAGGACCTCACCGCGGATGTATGCCGCAAAAGCCCGTTCCTCCAATTCCTCCTGTTTCAGTTCCTCATGTTTCTCCGTACTGGTAACATTAAGTTTCAAATCCCTGGCGCGTTCCAGCTTCTCGATAGTGGAATCCAGCGCCTTTACCTGTTTGTCCAGGTTGTCAAATTTCTGATCCTCCTCCTCCGAAAACGCCCTTTTTTCTGTCTCGGCCGTGGATGTCAGGTCCTTCATCTGCTGGACCAGGTCTGCCCTCTGTTCCGTAAGTGACTTCAAGTCCTCTGCACGGTACTGCATGTACTGTCTTACAACTACTTTCTTTCTCATTCTGTTTTCTCCTTTTCTAATTCTTTGATCCTGTTCTGATATCTGCTTAAGTCAGCAGGTTTCTTTAATTTCTCGGCTTCTACGTAGTCCGCTCGGACCTCCAGCGGCTCCGGTGTCAAGACTGTTTCTCCCTCTGCCCTTACCTCGACACTGGTCCCTTCATAACACGGCTGCTTCCTCTCGTCTATGATGGATACCTCCACGAGGTCCATGTCCTCCACAAAACGACGCTCCAGAGCGTCATGGATATCCTCCTTGCTGGTATCCCGTTCCCGGAATCCGAAGGACCAGCCCCGAAGCTTTTTCTTTCTGGCTTTGTCAATGACTTCCGGGTCCGTAACTTCCGCCCTGGCATGGAGTCCGATACTATCTTCATATAGTTCCAGGTTGGTACTTGTGGATCCCAGGTTCCTGGTCTTGTCATGGTTTAAAAGCAGCTGCACCTCGTTATGTCTAATCGCCCGTTCAAACACCCCAGGTACAATTTGTTCCACAAAACGCTTCCCAGTCTTACGGTCCCTCATGGGCCGCGAGTCTCTGGCAACAGCATTGACATAACCTTCGATCACCACACTGTCTGACCTTAACTCAATCCTCATTGTTCTTTCCACCTTCTTTCTGCACCGAATCTGGCTCTTTCTGCCCAAGTCCACCGGTCTGATTCATGTTTGGCATGTAAAACTGTTTCGTCTCCGGGTCATACAGCACATCCTGCAGTCCAAGACGGACAAAGTCCAATCCCAGCGGAGGTAAGTTTTCTTTCAGACGGATTTCATCAATCTGCATAAATCCGTTTTTGCTGGCCGTCTCATAAGCCCGGAACCGCTTTTCGATATCTCCTTTGGTCAGCTCCGATGTATCCGCAGCAAAATAATAGACCCCTTTCTCTGATTCAAGAAGAAGGTCCCGGTTTAAGGCGCATTCCACTTCTTTTAAAATCGCATTCAGGCAATACTGGACGAAGTTCGTCTTATCCTGCTCCGTGGCTCCGCCATTTATCATTGCGGGGGGCATATTGAACAGCTTGCAGATCTCGTCACTGTTCGTTTTCTTATTCTCGTTAAGCTGCATCTCTACGGATGTGTTGCTGGCCTCCTGAAACTCCAAACCTTCATTCAGGATGACCACATTTTCTGTATTGTTCTGATAAAGCCGATGCCAGGCGTCCTTTAATGCTTTGATCGCAGATTCTGCCAATTTTTTAGGAGACTTTATGAATCCTTTTTTGTTCCCGCCTGTTTTCACCAGCCCTTTCTCATATTTCAGGGAATAGTATGCTACGCTCAAAACTTCGCTGTTTTCATCCACTACGCTCTTTCCGGAACGTCCATCTTCCGTATTGCGTAGAATCTTTAGGAACTCAAACGGCTTGTATTTGATACCCTGGATCATGATGTCATAATCCTTGAATATAGGGTCTGATGTGAACAGGAAAGAAATTTCATTCTCTTTGACATAATGCAGGGAGATTATCCGAGTACCACTCCGGTTTATAAAGGCATATCCCCCTTTTCCAGTCAGATAATCCCTGACTAGCGCTCGTTTGAACTGTACTCCGTCCAGAGTATCCCCGGTGTCATCATTGATCAGCCTGGCTCTTACATCATCCTCGACTTCTTCCAGCTTTCCATCCACCAACTTATATAACCTAATTGGGATGGTCGATACCGTTTCCGCTATCTTATTCACACAGGCTGCAAAAGCCGGCACGTTCATGGCCTGTTCCCTGGTCATATAGTTATCTGTCAGACTGGCGCGCAATAATGCGTCCTCATTAGATTCTATATCCGTCTTTTCCGAATCCGGATCCGCCCTCATCCTAAAGGGCCACATGGGCAGTCACTCCTTTCTATTTTTGTATCGTATTCAACATACTTGCACGGTAAAGCCACTATCATCAAAAATAATATCCTGCTGAAGCAGATAGACCGAATTAATGGTACTCACCACTCCATCTACCTTCCCATTAGATTTCTTCTTGTTGACATACCGGTTCATATTGGTATCATAGGTACACTTCGCATTCTCGAAATTGGTCTCCAGCAGCCGGTTCTCCTCATAATGCCATTCCCGGTTTGCGACTTTTTCTGCCAATAACTTTGTGGGTGGATGCAACGTATCCGAATGCTGCCGGATCTCCACCGTGGTATACTTCTTATTCCATTTCTGGGCGCTTGACAGGGCGTTATATCGGTCGTATCCGATGGCGTGGACGACTACACCTTTTGATTCTTCAAGATTAAACACGTAATCTTCAATCACCCCATAATCCACCGTCATATCACCGCAGGCAATGCAGGTTCCCGCGGCAATGGCCGCCCGGTAGTCAAACTTCTCAAACTCACTCTTCTCATCAATCCTTCCCTCCGGAATAAATGTCATGGTATGGCTTAAGATTTCTCCGTCTTCCTCGGCTGACATGGTTACGGAGCAGTTATCATTCGTCATAGCTAAATCCACGCCGACATACACCTCGCGTCCGGTCCAGTCTATATGTTTTTCTCTGCATGCTTTCACCTGATCGATTGGGATATATGTCTCTGTCCCAGCTCCCTGATAGATGATGTTGCAATGCTTTGTCAGGAAGTTCTCCCGCAGTTTCTCCCGGTTGATGGCACGCTGCCGTTTCAGCAGCAACTCGTCCCACACTTCCGGAATTTCGAGAGCCAGTGGATTGCCATGCGCCAGAATGGTATCATCAGTTGCCCAATCCTTGGTATTGTCCGGCTCATAGAGCAACGCAAAGACAGTTTCATCATTAATCAAGCCGTCCAATATCTTTTTGGCATTGTCTACCTCGTCCTCCAGTGGATTATCAGCCGTCGGGTATTTGGTAGAGATGATAAACCCCAGTTTATTTTGAATCAGTAACTGACCTGATCGCATTGCCTCCACTGGATACGAAATAGGAAGCGCCCCTACCTCATCAGCAATAAACACCGATGGCTCTTTTCCGTCCATACGGCTTGTGGAATAGTTGAGCGGCGTATATTTTGTTTTCGTGGGATTGTGTAGAATGTAATCCCGCAAAACCTTAAACTCGTTCTCCGCAAATAGATCAATATTGGTAGCGATCAACGGCTCCAGAGCCTCCTTGATCTCGCGGGCCAGTGCTCCATCGGGCGCAACAGAGAAGAAACGTGAGTATGCCGGTTCCAGATAAAAAAGCAAAATAAAAAGAACAGCAACCACAAAAGTCTTACCATTCTTTCTGCATATCTCTAAAACCGCCGTCTGATACCGACGTAGCCTCTGATCCTTTCGGTGAACCGTACACAGTACCGCCGTAATCAGCATCCACTGATATCCGGCCAGCGCCGAATAAATAGACTGTCCGGCCTTCGGTCCCTTTGCCATCTTAAGCACCTTAAGGATTTTATATATCTTCTCCAGTAGATTTTCGTTGATGACATACTTCTTATTCTTGCCCTTGTACGTCTGAAGGAAATCCACACACTGAAGGATAACATATCTCGGCGCTTTTATCTTTCCACGGCATACCCCCTCAGCATATGCAACCGCCGGGTGTTTAACCTTCGTCCTCATTGATCAGGTCCATAATGGTCTTTTTCTTCTCGCCCGGCTTAACCTTCGCAATGGATAGCTTTGCCCGGCTCTGGGGGGATAGGCATAGTTCGTTACAGCATCGAAAGTATTCCTTTGACGCCTCCGCCCTGGCTTGCCGGAAGAAATTCTCAAACAGGATATCCTTGTTATCATTGGCTTTCCGGTCCAACTCCTGGATACGGTCTACGGCTATGGCTGTCTGAGCGAGGATGAACAGGTCAAGATTTCCCAGGATGTCCGCCTCCTGCAGTTCCTCCATGATGTAGTTAAATATGGCCATCTGGGATTCCGTCAGGTACAGCGGAGGCACCAGTTTGTCATTCTTACCGCGGAGCTTATCCTCAATTTCCAGGCGCTGGACCTCCTCTTCTTTTTTGATTGTGCCAGTCTTTACCCTGGCTGACTTTGCTGGCCTTGCCATCTAATCATCTTCCTTCTGGTCTAAAATTATCATTTCTAAGATTTTGTGTGCTTTGATGTGGGGCGTCGGTGTCCTGAAAATCGTCTATTTTTCACACGACTCCCCGGGGGATATCCCTTTGCTCAACGTAAAATCCATGCTCCTCCGTAAAATTTTTTGCATATACGGTCACAATCATAAAGTATCCTGCCGTGGTCCGCCATTCCACCGGAACACTCTTTCCTTTTCTTCCTCATTGGTTTTCCTCCTGTTCATCAATAATCCTCTTGATGATTTCATATGGTATCTGTCCCGATTCCGCCATCTCGTGATGCATCCCGCATACTGTCAGTAGGTTGTCATCATCCAGGCGCCGGTCATAGTCTGCCTCTATCGGTATGGCATGATGGACTGAAAGGTTCTCGTAATTATACTGCCTGTCTGTTCTATAAAGATTCCGTATACATATCTGGCATAGGTTCTTGTCCCTTCGCCTGATCTGTTCACGCTTTTCTCTCCAACGCCTGGAGCTGCGGAACTTGTCTATATACGTCAGCTTCTTCTGCCGCGTCGGCTTCTTACCGCAATCATATCGGCTATCATGAATCCGTCCGCAATATTTACACGACTTTAGCATCTATATCATCTCTCCATGTATAATGAATTGAATATAAAAAGCACCCGGCCGCAGCCAAGTGCTCTGTCATCCCGGCGCCCGGGACCTGCAGCTTAAAGTCTATGCACTGCCGACTTGATCCAGCCACCGGGTTTTGATGCCCGGCAGCCGTTAAAAGGAGGGGGAGGTCATCTGTTCTTCATTCCTTCCGCATGATACCATATTAGCACTTCTGCAACGAACATGGCCGAACATTTCTTATTTTTCTTCAAGAAATCTTGTATTCCGCATCCGGCAGCTATCCTCCGTAAATTCTATCCTACGTCGCGGGAATAAATTATTCATTTTCATAGCCACCTTCCACCAAGGGAGCCCGTCTATGTAATACAGCCGGAACATAATGCGTACTTCGCTTTTTTCTATCCCCTCTATGAACTTCTCTGCCTCCGTCATCAGCTCCAGCAGCTCCGCTTCTTTGAATTCCAACAGGGCCTTATTGCGTTCAAGCGCCGTTTTCTTCCGATAATACTCCGGCGCCGGATACCCTGATATCCTGATACTGCCATAAGTCCCGTCTTTCCTGGTCCCTTTCACGGAATCAGACACGATATCCAACTTATCTATTTCCTTTCTCAGCTTCTCGATCCGCCTCCGAATATCCTTTATCTCCTCTTTCATTTCGCAATACTGGACCAGTATTCCTTTGTCCAATGGATTTCTCCTCCCCTCATGTCAAGCTGCTCGTTTCCGGTTATTCCTTACCACCTTTTAATACCGTTTTTATACATTCTTCCACAACAGCGTTTTCCAAATCCAACACCCAGTTATTACAAGCTTCTCCTGTATCTATGTCTACGTTGGGATCAATCATTTCATTTAGCTGCTCCACAATCCGCTCCATAGGCTTGCGGGTGTTCCATGCTTTGACTGCTTCTATTTCTGTTGATTTTCCGTCTGATATCAACCCGCAATGTTCGCATTTTACGGAATATAGCGTACCGCTGCAAAGCATAACTGTTCCCGTTTTTCCGCTGCCGCAGCAGGGGCAATAGATAGGCTTTAATTCTGTATCACTCATCCCAATAAACCTCCTTCAATTCCAATTATCCGGCTTCTCGCACCGTTCAAATTCTATCCGCCATACCCACGGGTTTGCCTCCCATCCGTAGAGGTCAAGGTCGGATTTTTGGATGGTGGAGTCCCATAAATACGATAATGCTTCTTTCGCTGTTTTAGGCATATCTTGCCAAAATGTACCACTGAATAGCTTTCTGTGTTTTTTGTGAAAATCAATCCACCAATCATCAGTAACAGCGTATTTGAACAACTTATCATCTTTTGTATATGCTCTTATTCCTTCTCGTGCGGCCTGTTCATCAGTTATCTCCTGTAACCGCTCCGCCCGGACATCCGTAACCTTGAGCCATATACGGGCGGCTTCTTTCGGCATGTGGATGGATGGGCGCCACTTTACGTACATGTTATCTATTAATCCTTTAGAACAACCTGCTTTATAGAAATA belongs to Qiania dongpingensis and includes:
- a CDS encoding head-tail connector protein: MKVSEITPKEICLQIREEEAYLTEDDKKYLAILQRAAVEYVKSYTKLDETAIDSHEDITIAVLVLISDMYDNRQMYVDKTNVNRVVDTILGMYSENLL
- a CDS encoding phage major capsid protein encodes the protein MRKKVVVRQYMQYRAEDLKSLTEQRADLVQQMKDLTSTAETEKRAFSEEEDQKFDNLDKQVKALDSTIEKLERARDLKLNVTSTEKHEELKQEELEERAFAAYIRGEVLQERADVNLTAGDNGAVIPTSIAQKIIKKVYDICPIYQLANRYNVGGTLSIPYYDEDTQTIEMAYATEFQELESTSGKFGSIELKGFLAGALSKVSKSLINNSQFDIVSFVVTAMAGAISKWIEKELLNGTADKVAGLSTVKKTVTAAAAAVITADELIDVQEAIPDVYQAGAIWIMNKATRTAIRKLKDNDGNYILNKDATARWGYTLFGKDVYTSGNMPEMAAGKTAIYYGDMSGLAVKLSEDVSIEVLREKFATQHAIGVVGWIEIDSKVENAQKIARLVMKASA
- a CDS encoding HK97 family phage prohead protease — encoded protein: MRIELRSDSVVIEGYVNAVARDSRPMRDRKTGKRFVEQIVPGVFERAIRHNEVQLLLNHDKTRNLGSTSTNLELYEDSIGLHARAEVTDPEVIDKARKKKLRGWSFGFRERDTSKEDIHDALERRFVEDMDLVEVSIIDERKQPCYEGTSVEVRAEGETVLTPEPLEVRADYVEAEKLKKPADLSRYQNRIKELEKEKTE
- a CDS encoding phage portal protein is translated as MWPFRMRADPDSEKTDIESNEDALLRASLTDNYMTREQAMNVPAFAACVNKIAETVSTIPIRLYKLVDGKLEEVEDDVRARLINDDTGDTLDGVQFKRALVRDYLTGKGGYAFINRSGTRIISLHYVKENEISFLFTSDPIFKDYDIMIQGIKYKPFEFLKILRNTEDGRSGKSVVDENSEVLSVAYYSLKYEKGLVKTGGNKKGFIKSPKKLAESAIKALKDAWHRLYQNNTENVVILNEGLEFQEASNTSVEMQLNENKKTNSDEICKLFNMPPAMINGGATEQDKTNFVQYCLNAILKEVECALNRDLLLESEKGVYYFAADTSELTKGDIEKRFRAYETASKNGFMQIDEIRLKENLPPLGLDFVRLGLQDVLYDPETKQFYMPNMNQTGGLGQKEPDSVQKEGGKNNED
- a CDS encoding terminase TerL endonuclease subunit, which produces MRTKVKHPAVAYAEGVCRGKIKAPRYVILQCVDFLQTYKGKNKKYVINENLLEKIYKILKVLKMAKGPKAGQSIYSALAGYQWMLITAVLCTVHRKDQRLRRYQTAVLEICRKNGKTFVVAVLFILLFYLEPAYSRFFSVAPDGALAREIKEALEPLIATNIDLFAENEFKVLRDYILHNPTKTKYTPLNYSTSRMDGKEPSVFIADEVGALPISYPVEAMRSGQLLIQNKLGFIISTKYPTADNPLEDEVDNAKKILDGLINDETVFALLYEPDNTKDWATDDTILAHGNPLALEIPEVWDELLLKRQRAINREKLRENFLTKHCNIIYQGAGTETYIPIDQVKACREKHIDWTGREVYVGVDLAMTNDNCSVTMSAEEDGEILSHTMTFIPEGRIDEKSEFEKFDYRAAIAAGTCIACGDMTVDYGVIEDYVFNLEESKGVVVHAIGYDRYNALSSAQKWNKKYTTVEIRQHSDTLHPPTKLLAEKVANREWHYEENRLLETNFENAKCTYDTNMNRYVNKKKSNGKVDGVVSTINSVYLLQQDIIFDDSGFTVQVC
- a CDS encoding P27 family phage terminase small subunit, translated to MARPAKSARVKTGTIKKEEEVQRLEIEDKLRGKNDKLVPPLYLTESQMAIFNYIMEELQEADILGNLDLFILAQTAIAVDRIQELDRKANDNKDILFENFFRQARAEASKEYFRCCNELCLSPQSRAKLSIAKVKPGEKKKTIMDLINEDEG
- a CDS encoding HNH endonuclease, whose translation is MLKSCKYCGRIHDSRYDCGKKPTRQKKLTYIDKFRSSRRWREKREQIRRRDKNLCQICIRNLYRTDRQYNYENLSVHHAIPIEADYDRRLDDDNLLTVCGMHHEMAESGQIPYEIIKRIIDEQEENQ
- a CDS encoding Lar family restriction alleviation protein, with the protein product MSDTELKPIYCPCCGSGKTGTVMLCSGTLYSVKCEHCGLISDGKSTEIEAVKAWNTRKPMERIVEQLNEMIDPNVDIDTGEACNNWVLDLENAVVEECIKTVLKGGKE